A DNA window from Plasmodium relictum strain SGS1 genome assembly, organelle: plastid:apicoplast contains the following coding sequences:
- the ORF51 gene encoding hypothetical protein — protein sequence MILLNNRYNNYLYINKYKKIIKYNKKMIKISYILYKKYILILKKLIYFNII from the coding sequence ATGATATTATTAAATAATAGATATAATAATTATTTATATATTAATAAATATAAAAAAATAATAAAATATAATAAAAAAATGATAAAAATAAGTTATATTTTATATAAAAAATATATATTAATTTTAAAAAAATTAATATATTTTAATATTATTTAA
- the ORF101 gene encoding hypothetical protein, with protein sequence MKINIIKYYYKNNSKKLFKNKNINNIILNNIFLIKLNFYEYINKKLQIYNFKGILLKNKKNNNILILKYNNNDILFLYFYLNIYNLINIYKLGIFNITRIKYLL encoded by the coding sequence ATGAAAATAAATATAATAAAATATTATTATAAAAATAATAGTAAAAAATTATTTAAAAATAAAAATATTAATAATATAATTTTAAATAATATTTTTTTAATTAAATTAAATTTTTATGAATATATAAATAAAAAATTACAAATTTATAATTTTAAAGGTATATTATTAAAAAATAAAAAAAATAATAATATATTAATATTAAAATATAATAATAATGATATATTATTTTTATATTTTTATTTAAATATATATAATTTAATTAATATTTATAAATTAGGTATATTTAATATAACTAGAATAAAATATTTATTGTAA